ttattaatgagatTGAAAGTCATATACCTTCTGATAGAAAGAGTGTCAAGGCTTCGTTTAACTGATAGATCATGACCCTTGGATCATCATGGATGATTCATCATTCATCTCTAAACCTTGTATTCCaagttttttttgaataatttcctttttataaTTCTTTCTTTTATGGAAACCCCTAAATCTTTTCTGACTTCtgaagcaaaaataaaaacacctcataaattattatatattacaattttactaaattaaattaaagttGTGAGGTTTAGAATTGATGATATCTTTCTGTATAAAGTATGGttgaatgaatttttttctttcttttaatgtACAATAATAGCATTTCAgtttttgaataatataaataaataacattttctTATATAGAATAGTTATATAGTAGAAGATAAACGATTACATACTTTTTTAATCTAGAGTATCCCGAACTTATTGAGGGActcaaattaattttcaaagaAAAGTGTAATCCACAGATATATCATCTTTTCTGATATTCAAATGAATTGTAAGTAAGAGGCGCATACTTGTGTGGCCACACGATCGAGTATTGTGGAGGGCCTTTGAACTTAAATTGCATATCAATCTAAAACTCACCTGTCATTAGACCATCATTGTGTGGCTAGATTACTTATACTGCTAAAAAAGCTTCCAAACtggatttttttcttatggatAACTTCTCTGGACATAACCATGATCTTAGGAATAGTCAAAGTTGCATTCTTatgaaaaaggtaaaaaaaataggggtttttgccaaaactaacccacaacttgattttaaccccaaacctatacccaaacttgaatcaaatgcaaaactaacctaaaagcctagtgaaattacagctcagccccttgtgaacaaacaaaaaaacagaagccatttttacgaatatagccccagtaaatcgtctgagtcgtctgagatgttggaagtcgtctggacgactgaagtttaagtcgtctggtaccagtttattttaaaaataatttataaatcttgtaaaaaaatattttgatgcgtgaaaaataaaaatcaggtgattataaacagttttaagtgatataaattaagatatgataaaattgatttgttttgaagatagatgagtggaagtattgaatcatgatattctttggtttaggagtttggcaaacatatgttgtagtattgtatttattgttagggttagatcttggaaaactaaaatgtttttttcaaatattagttttcacctatatgtgtttatttctgtgtatagtaaacacttttcaagtttgatttgattttatgaagtgtttaattagataattaagtttaggggttatgtttagggtgtggacgacttatatttcagttgtctgttgaataatttacacggacgacgtatatttcagtcgtccacatcgtaccgaacctttaatttaccaatgtacgttttaacctaaccggatcatttaccggacatataaaagctattttttttactatttcaCAACTTTACGAAACCCTAGGGCCGATTCTCTCCAACggcgatttcgaaggcgatAAGACGAAAACCCTACCGTGGTCGTGTTCCGCCGTTATCTTCGCCGGTAATCTCTTCGATTACGACGAATCTCGTTTCTCCTTCATGCCGTAGAGTATTTTCGTAGTTTAAACTGACCGTCCACTTtctttttttcagatctgaaatctCGTTTGCCAAACTCCGCCGCCGGTATGTTATTTCTCATGTATTAAGGCGTTTAGCCGCCGGAAAACcctaaatattttagtattgatTCTTCTTTTCCCTTCGATTTGCAGATCTGTAACGGCTTGGGACCACATCTTCTCCGACCATATCTTCTTGGACAATATATTCTCCAACTGTAAGTCATTCGTCTtttgtttaaaagattttgaGATTGTTGTAGTCTTTTGCTGAAAGattactcagacgacttccaggaagtgagaagactacttggacgacttaagtcgtccagagagtaagacatcgtagaagacttcctggaagtcgtccaagtagtcttctcacttcctggaagtcgtctgagtagtCTTCTCACTTCATGGAAGCCGTCTGCAAGTCTTCTATAGCATTTAGCATAGTGCACAACCTATGTGTTTGAGATGGTTGTTTGTGATTATTTGCAGGCCTTAAAATGGATTTACCAGAACTCCCGCCGAGGATGTTTACATTAGGAGAAGAGCCCGATGCAATCAGGAGCATTTCGTATCATTCTGATGACACGAAGTTGTTTAAATCTCTATGTGATTGTCTCACAGCTGACGAATATGAGGATCTGAAGGCGTCGAAGTTAGGAGTGTTCATCAAATTCAAGGAGCTTGACTTTGGTTGGACTTCAAGGCTGGTACATTTTTTGCTCTGTTTCCAGCTGGACATCAAGAAGAAGTTTGAGCTCTGGAGTCTTGTCGTTTCAcaacctgtgaggttttcactgatAGAGTTTGAACACCTCACTGGGCTGAACTGCGATTACATCAAGGACCTGGAAAATCCAAGGTGTGAGGTTACGTCGGAGATGGCTGCTTTCTGGGAGAAGATGCGTGTTGATATCGATACTGGGCCAAGTATTGAACAGATAACAGAAGCATTTTACAACTGCGACGAGTGGTCTCCGGATGATCGCATGCGGCTGGGATACCTTGCCATCTACGCAGGATACATCGAAGGGAAAAAGTTCTCATCCGCTACATCAGCTAGTcttgcaaggctagtgatggatttagaaaattttgagaattatccatgggggagagtggcgtttaaggtgctgatggattCTCTGAAGGCAAAAGACTTGACGCAAACTGGTTACACTGTTGATGGGTTCATACAAGTGCTCCAAGTGTGGGCGTACTATGCTATGCCAGAATTGGGTGCTAATTATGGGTCTCCCATACCAAACAGACCGTCTCCACTGTTGCTGGCTTATAAGGGTGGCAAAAGACAACGCAAATGTTTTAAGGCTGCTATCAATAAACAGGTACTTAACTTCACTCCTAAgacttctcagacgacttaaagttaagtcgtgtGGATCGTCTTCCAACAAAAGAccactcagacgacttacttttaagtcgtctgagtggtctttttgttggaagacttccagacgacttaactttaagtcgtctgagaacaaaatacttctcagacgacttaactttaagtagTCTGAGAACAAAATtcttctcagacgacttaactaagtttatatcttttatttattgcagACTATCGTGAAGAACTTCGTTCAGAAggattttgatgaaatgtttccaaaatgggacGGAGACGTAGATGACCCTGCCGCGGATAACATAATTAAAGTCATGTTTAATGATCCTGGATGGGAGTGGACCATGGAATGCTGGCCAGTCACCGGTACTCGCAAGATTGTGAAGATGGAAGTGAGTCCAGTGAAGAATGAAGTGAGTCCCGTGAAGTCAGAGAGTGTTGTGAAGGAAGAAAGTAgcagacctcggaagaaagctcgtaaagggTCTTCTGTTTCTGCTGAGACACCTGCGGCGGGTAGTGAAGGGATGACGCATCAGCAGATTGAAAAGTCCTTGAAGGACATATCTGATGCCATTAATCTTGGCtttgggacgtgccttaaggagCTCAAGTTACTGGCGGATAGGATGgtagctgtggagaagaaggtgggaATCACCAACAGAGGGGGTTCATCTGATGATCGTCAACTTACAACCACTTCAAATCCACCAAAACCTGCTGACGAACCCGGGGTTAGTACCAAAACCTCTCCCAAAATTGCAGAGAAGAGAGTCACTAGGCAAAGTGTTAGGAAGAGTCAGGACTGATGtgctttgtttcttgtgtgCTTGGAtgaacatgtgtgctttgtttctaGTGTGCTTTGATGAACCACTGTATGCCTTGATTCtgaacatgtgtgctttgtttctaGTGTGAATTTGATCTTTGCTGTAAGGGCTTTTgttaatagtttttaaacacTGTGAACTCGAaattgcagagtgaaagtgtgAATGGGGCGAAAGCAGGACGGAAGGAAGCCAAAGAACCGAGTCTTACTACAGAACCGAGTTCCTCGAGAGAGCTCTGTCTTGTGAGTCCTGCAGACGACTTACCGAGTGATGATCCTAGCCTTCTTATATTGGACAAACAAGTTCCCACCGCTTCAGATTTACTCGTTGAAGAAGCTAGAAGGCAGACAAAGAAGGAGACTGCTTTGGTGAATCTCCGTAAAAAAAGTGTGCGAGAAAGGAAGCTTGCTCCCACACAGCAAACTCCTTTTAAGGGAAACAGCACTGCCAAACAgatcattccaaacaaacaGGTTGGCGGAGGCTATGATCCTTTTGCACCCTATGACAAGTTGAAGTCGAAGGAGCTCACTGCATGGGTGCAAAAAGATCCGTAAGTTGCTGTTAAAAATATgcttatttatatttgattaaaaaagcttccatttgattatttacattttgtgtttgcagttcTTATAAACTGCCTCTGAAAAAAAAACCACGTAGATGTCCAAGTCGATTTTATCAGGTCCTCCGAACCCCCTTAGAATGGCTGACCGaccatgtaagtcttctgctattTTCTTACTcttatataagtcgtctggtagttaTCTGGTACTTTTCTGATttgtataagtcgtctgtgagtCGTCTGTGAGTCGTCTGTGAGTCGTCTGTGAGTCGtctataagtcgtctggtagttaTCTTACGTAAGTCATCTGTAAGTCGtctctaagtcgtctggtagttaTCTTACGTAAGTCATCTGTAAGTCGTCTCTAAGTCTTCTCTAAGTCGTCTCTAATTCTTCTCTAAGTCTTCTGTTAGTCGTCTCTAAGTCGTCTGTAAGTTTTTTTGACttgtattgttttatatgcaGCAAATGGAtgcttttattaatttactgaGGCAACGGTACCAAAACCATCCAGAACATTTCAGGAGCGACAGAATGTGCTTTCTTGATCATATATTTTCTCGCCAGTGGAGGGCCTCCTACCCTGATTTTAAGAGCGACACTCCTGATGCcaacggtttaggaagaagactccctggtggggcgtggaattatCATGCAGGCGTGATACCTTCTTTTTGCCAATCTAAGAAGGTTTGGGGGGTGGATGTGGATGATATCTATGCACCTGTGAACTTCAAGAACCAGCATTGGATTGCtatatggatatcgatccctaagaggcacatcgtcgtctgggacagcattgTCTCTCATATTAGCCCTGAAGAACTCGATGAGGTAATGGAGCCTTTTGTCAcaatggtcccttatctgcttgttgagtgcgcgcTCTCTGACGAACAAAAGGTTCAATACAcattggagccatacacatatgcgAGACAAACCGTTGGAGTACCTCAGTGccgagctggtgattgtggccCCTTCACTCTGAAGTACAtcgaatgtcatgctcttgggatagaATTTCCCACCGCGTTTGACAAAAAACACGGGAAGACCATCAGGGAGAAGATGGCGCTGGATATATTTCGAGAGCTTCCTATGTGCCATGAATGGGAAAACCAAGACAATGATGAGAACCTGGCAACGTATGATTAGATATTGGATGTGTTATTGTGTGCTGTTGcgattgtatttgaacttgatgcTTTTGTGTACTGTTGTTTGGTAGATTAGGGGATGTTAACAGGGTCAGGATAGGATGATGTTTTTTGTAACCTATCCTCATACCAAACTAGAATTCCGTAGGAAATTAGTTTGGTAGTGCAGTAACCTTTCGGAATATGTAATGTATAACTTGTCTTTTTTAAATTGCACTGTTGGAATTAGTTTGGACGATTTAACATAGAAGGTCTACAAAGAAaagttcataaaacatataaattcataacatagagtctacagagaagttcataaaacatagaaaatcatTGTGGACGATTACAGAGAAGttcataaaacatagaaaatcattgtggacgacttacttaaaggtcttctggacgactaacCAGAAGAAAATTCTAGTTAAGACGTTGGACGACTAACCagaaggtcttctggacgacttacttaaaggtcttctggacgactaacCAGAAGAAAATTCTAGTTAAGACGTTGGACGACTAACCAaaaggtcttctggacgacttacttaaaGGTCTTCCACGTCAGTTCTTACATTGTGGACGCTTATGGCCAGTTTCTTTGCAGACTGAGCACCTATAAACCCTGTGTTGCTTCCggggtttgcgtcctctcatcctggatagctccaaccaagattgccatcttgatttcttctgtctccccggaccacgctttacttccggaggaaagcatgtgcgtGCCTCAACAagttgtccaacacaaggatatatattctctgagtatcctgcaaacaaAGTATCCTTTGAGTAGACCGGCCacacaagtgtggagatatgcacaCCAGCTGCTGTTCCAGctgctatagcatgagagcaaggtattttctcgacttgatagacaccacaatcacacttttgaAGTTCCAGATCAACATTACAGTCCCTATtgccacctttcacaaagaacTTCCATCCATCAATTTGTTGGACTCTCAGAGTATACGCGTTCTCCTCTCGGACAGCAAGCAAGTGTTCAACACCCCGACTATGTTGAGTTGTAAGACTCAAAGCATCTCCTCTCCTTTTCCAGTACCACcttcctagcttctcccttatgaactccagcaggaactgaataggaaatcctcttgctcgcttcagtgcggagtTAATTGATTCAGCGATATTGCTCGTTTTTAAGTTGTACCTGTCTCCCTGACAATGAACCCTAGACCATAGGGTCACATCGGCTTCCTCCAGATACTCAGCAAGATCCGgatttgcactccgtatctcatcCATGTACCGATCAAAATCGTAAAGtgtatgagcataagcagcacctttcaccaagtacaagagatgcttccctttatactttttgacaatattctcttgaaggtgataataacatattcctcgggttgcccaaggaaacaccttttCACACGCATTTATAATGGAGGCGTGCctgtcggagactatcaccagaggatactcatcagatacacagctcgccaattttgtgaaaaaccattcccaagattCATCATTCTCACcatctacgatcccaaaagccaatggatatatctgaaaattaccgtcttgtgcggctgcaaccaACATAGTACCCCCAtacttcccacttaggtgagtcccatctaccacaatgacccttctctgatacttaaatcCTCTGATCGAAGCTCCAAAAGcaagaaatagatacttaaatctattcagagaatcaagttctatagctGTGATAGAACCCGGATTTGCTGCCTTGATTTGCTCCAAATATGAAGGCAGTCGCTCATACCCGTCTtccgctgatcctctcaccatttCTTGCGCATATAAcaatgctctgtatgaagtggtgtaatcaagtgtcatgccaaacatgttcttcattgcatctttgatatgctgcggattcaacccatcaatgattcccaCTCGATCTATGAAAAGTCGACCAATGTACTTCGGAGTACAACGTTTCCGCTGAGCGATTCTGTCTGGGATGGAACATGTATGAGTTGCCAAATACTTGGTTACCCAAAACGTTTTagtcccatgtttcacacttgctcggaccttccattgacaaccactaacacgacatgttgccacaaacagagttttcgttgacttgaatattctgaaggag
This region of Brassica napus cultivar Da-Ae chromosome C5, Da-Ae, whole genome shotgun sequence genomic DNA includes:
- the LOC106373339 gene encoding uncharacterized protein LOC106373339 — protein: MDLPELPPRMFTLGEEPDAIRSISYHSDDTKLFKSLCDCLTADEYEDLKASKLGVFIKFKELDFGWTSRLVHFLLCFQLDIKKKFELWSLVVSQPVRFSLIEFEHLTGLNCDYIKDLENPRCEVTSEMAAFWEKMRVDIDTGPSIEQITEAFYNCDEWSPDDRMRLGYLAIYAGYIEGKKFSSATSASLARLVLMDSLKAKDLTQTGYTVDGFIQVLQVWAYYAMPELGANYGSPIPNRPSPLLLAYKGGKRQRKCFKAAINKQTIVKNFVQKDFDEMFPKWDGDVDDPAADNIIKVMFNDPGWEWTMECWPVTGTRKIVKMEVSPVKNEVSPVKSESVVKEESSRPRKKARKGSSVSAETPAAGSEGMTHQQIEKSLKDISDAINLGFGTCLKELKLLADRMVAVEKKVGITNRGGSSDDRQLTTTSNPPKPADEPGSESVNGAKAGRKEAKEPSLTTEPSSSRELCLVSPADDLPSDDPSLLILDKQVPTASDLLVEEARRQTKKETALVNLRKKSVRERKLAPTQQTPFKGNSTAKQIIPNKQVGGGYDPFAPYDKLKSKELTAWVQKDP